Genomic window (Candidatus Megaera polyxenophila):
GTAAGTACCCACCTCCGCTGATATTCAATAGTGATCAAGGTAGTCAGTATACCGGCTCAGAACATATAAAAATACTCGAGAAATACGGTATACAAATCTCTATGAACGGTAAAGGCAGAAGCATCGATAACATTGTTATGGAGAGATTTTTTAAGACTCTAAAATATAATTGTATATTTATAAATGAATTTAACAATATCTCAGAACTTAGGGAGGGGATTAACATATATGTAGATAAATATAATAATAGAAGATTTCATTCTAGTATTGGTTATAAAAAACCTATGGATGTTTATCTCAATGCATTACAAAATGCAGCATGATAATAGGAAACAAAATCTACAAAAATTTGTCTTGATTTTTCAGTCCACTATACTCTTTACCCCAGCCTTTAGGGTTCTGACTGCAGCAATTCGTATAACTGGTTGCTTTCTTTGAACAATGCTGACCGCTTCCTTGGAAAAGGCTAAAATTACCACCCTTGTCAGGTTTCATTTTGCTAATAGCGTAAAGTCTTGATATCGAATCCATCATCTCGCCGTTGGTGGTATAGCTCTTATCAACGCAATTGCCGTCAATACATGGAATATCGGTACAAACCAGCTGATCCGGCCCTGCTTTTTCCTTTAACCCTGTTCTAACCTCTGGACCGGTTATAGTTATTTGCTCTTTGCGTTTACATGAGAACTCTCTTTGCTGATTAACACACGATCCTTGGCTATCGGTAAGAAGGCAACTCCCATTTGTTACAAAATAGCAATGGCTATAAACCCGGCAGTTATTCTTACTTGGATAATCGCAGGTTTTGGTATAAGACCATTGCCAGCAATCCCTATATACGTCAAAGCCGTCTATATTGCGTGTCCCGCCGCCGCTTACGCAAACCTTAGCGGTATCACTACAAGGATGACTTGAGATGAATCTTTTGCCTGCTACTGCTACCTCGAAGCCGGAAAGCATTAAGATTATCCAACATGTAAAAATTATTAGAAAGGAGCTTATCTTTTTCATTGGAGTATACATGTCTCGCTCCAATCTTCTGACCACTGCTCACATACAGGATAACCGTCCCTATATTGGTAATTTACCGTATAACTTCTCCATCCATAATCTTTATGACCGAGCCTCCTACCACCGTAATACCAACCGTCTACCGAAAACAGACCGCCACTCCACCATGAACTCATCTCGGTGCTGATATTATCAAGAGTGCTCCCGGGGTGTTTAGTAACTAGAAACTCTCTCATCAGTGCAACATGATAGGAATTAGGCGGGATATTACGAGGAGCGCTGAAGAAACCACCAATGGTTCGTGGGCC
Coding sequences:
- a CDS encoding conjugal transfer protein TraN yields the protein MYTPMKKISSFLIIFTCWIILMLSGFEVAVAGKRFISSHPCSDTAKVCVSGGGTRNIDGFDVYRDCWQWSYTKTCDYPSKNNCRVYSHCYFVTNGSCLLTDSQGSCVNQQREFSCKRKEQITITGPEVRTGLKEKAGPDQLVCTDIPCIDGNCVDKSYTTNGEMMDSISRLYAISKMKPDKGGNFSLFQGSGQHCSKKATSYTNCCSQNPKGWGKEYSGLKNQDKFL